CGTATTTCGTGTCTATTTCCATTCCCGTTTcttttccattaccgtttcctagctaatttttcttagaatAACGTTATTCTAAGAAAAATCTCTTCAATATCAATTAGTTGGCCGATGGCCTCGGAAAGTTTCGGCACCACATTGGAATTTTGGCATTAGCCAAAGTTTGCCAAAGTGACACCTGGCTGGATCAATGCCCCTATACTTTAAAAACGTCTTATTTACACCTTAAATTTTCTTAAAGTAATCTATTAGCccataaacttgcttaaagttacgcacttcaacttgtccaaaatcTCCCCTAGCTCCTCCACGTGGATTTTAGAAGGTCAACAAGTTACGTTAAGCAAATTCAACGGTAAATAGCACGTTTTGAACAAACATTTTGACCGCAAATTGATAACAAGACATTCTTCGAACTAACCTGGGGGTGGCTCAAAACATGTGTCAAATCCTCCTTGTTGACACCTGGCAGTCCTAATAGGCAATGGTTGACTATCATCTGAACCTCTCCTACTATATGCAACCTATGCCGGAGAAGCAAGTCGTAGTTCCGATGGACACTGCCGCCGACTGAATCCTCTATCGGAAGTACTGCTTTATCAACTAACCAAAGTTCAACTGCCTGATCAATGAAGCACAAGAGAATAAATACCAAGATAACATGTCAATAGGAAGATAATAgacttaatatataattacacGCCTAAATTTGCTACTTTTTATCGTTAGAcactttatatttatactcgGACCTATCACACGCCTAAACTTATAAGTTTTTTTGCAGTTCGGCACTCGGAACTTATCAATTTTGCACCTATGGCACCGTTATTTGCCAATTTGGGACGCTCCAAATTTGATCCGGCATGCAATGTAGGTTTTATTTGAATGCCGAATCAGCAAACAAGGGTTTTCGAGGCCTAAAATTGACAAGTCGGGGTGCCAAAAGgcaaaaagttacaagtttaggtgGGTAATAGGTCTAAGTAGAGTACACGATGCTGAACAGAAAATCGTTACAAGTTTAGGTgtgtaattatatattaagcCAAGATAATACGTCGATCGTCCTCGAGCCTAAACGCAAGTGTGAGCTTGAGCTACACAAGGCGTGTTAaagtaaaataatatataacatCATAAACAATATGTCAATCATAGTTATTAAAAGCGCAAAGCACATTAACGCGCTAGGAGTCATCGAGACTAGGCGCAAGTGTGTGCCAAAGCTACACAAGGCGCGTTATCTAAAAAGtacacacgacccgattacacAATACGAAATTGGAATGCAATTTTAGCGTTTGAGTTTAGGTTAGTAGGTAACGTGACATTTTTAGGTTGACACGCAAATTTTTAGGTTGGGTTAAAGTTGACATGTTAGCCCGAAAATAACACGAAATGACAcgatatttaaaattattgttatattctctcatgtTTTTACATGTCAACTaggtaataaaattacaattattacCTGTAAACACGACTCGAACCTCCtatattgttataaacacattacatgacctcCCAACATTATATTAGCGGACTTTTGGATAGTTAGTGTTAACATattaatccaaaaatgacataaaatatttaaaataatatcatattctcctatatttttaaaagacACCATTAATATACGTACACATGTGGCCCGAAAACACGATACGAAGTTGACACTTATCCGATTAGGTTAACACGATTATGATACGAATTTTTTTGGGGTTGGGTTAGGGTTGACTCATTTTGACACTAACCCAAAATTGAAACGACACAAACATGACATGAACCCGACAATTTCCACCTCTAGATATGCAATCTCTTCAAGCGTACATCATATAGATACGAACGCGTTGAGATTGAAATAACCACTCTTtaacttggaacctaaaagaaaTATCTGTTACAAAATTGCGCCTCCAGCAAGGCGCTAAGCTCAAAAAGGCGTGTTCTCTTGAACAGGACCTGCCTTTTAGCTTCTCAAACGACACGCCTAGAGCCTAGTTCGTAAGGCACGCGCGCCTTTGACAATTATAATGTCGATACAATCAATTCGAGCAAATTATCTATAACAAGTAAGTAGATCAAACCTTGAATGCAGATTCAAAATCTTCGCACGGGACAGTTTCACACATAGGGTATGCTTTTAGTGCAGCAGCCTCACTATATGCACCTGCTATTCCCTAACATGAACACCAAAAAAACAACATAAGAACAGCGAAATGACATGAATATTTCATTGAAAAAGATTACTCGATTGCTTACCCGATACGCAACCCGTACTTTTGCACCATTATCGCGTGAACAACACGAATCCATCGCTGTTAATGGTTCTGTAATCAACAGCAATGCAGAGCAATTCAttacctcttggtcacacgacaacaacgtttaccgttgcgccaaggctcgccctcaattCATTACCATTTATTAAATGTCAAAAAACTTCGGAATTGGCCCGATTGTTGATTATAATAATATTCGTATGCCGAGCAAGAAATTAAACGTGTTATCACAAAAAGAACATATTTACGTGGTTCGGTATTTCATAATAGTTAGTTAGCATAATAGTAAGGAAATTACGTCCTTTATCGAAGTCATTAACTCTAAAATCTCATTAAACCAGATTACACGAAAAAgcttatacatatatatatatatatatatatatatatatatatatctgaaGCGCCACGTGTTCTAAAACTCTTCCTGCAAACAAAATCATATTAAGGTTCACTTATATTGTGTTTTGAGTTAGCTTACGATTTTCTTTCTATATATTAATCTTTCTTAATCAATGCACGATCCGATCCGATCGATTTCAATTCCGAACACTTTTCTGCTAAGATCATTACAAACAAAATCATTCTTCAATATAAGCCCTAATTACATAAACAAACTCTCCAAGTTGGTTACAAAAATTGATTATCTATCCGAATGATGAAAACGACAAATTAACAAGTTTAAAATGAACTATTAGTCCTCTAATCTTTACTTAAATGACTTGTTGACCGCTGAATTTGAAATCAATGCTAAGATCATCACAAACAAAATCATTCTTCAATATAAGCcctaatatatatacacaaCCTCTCCAAGTTGGTTACAAAAACTGATTATCTCTCCGAATGTTGAAAACAACCGATTAACTCcttaaatttgcttaaaatgcACTATTAGTCCTCCAATCTTTACTTAAATGACTTGTCGACCCCTGAATTTGAAATCTAACACTTTTCTGCTAAGATCTTCACAAACAAAATCATTTTTCAATATAAAGCCTAATACATACACAACATCTCCAAGTTGTTTACAAAAACCGATTATATCTCTAAATGTTGAAAACGACCGATTAAcaccttaaacttgcttaaagtgtacTATTAGTCCTctaatttttacttaaatgaCTTATTGACCCCTGAATTTGAAACCAACACTATCACAAACAAAATCATTCTTCAATATAAGCCCTAATACATACACAACCTCTCCAAGTTGGTTACAAAAACTGATTATCTCTCTAAATGTTGAAAACGACCGATtaactccttaaacttgcttaaaataaactATTGATCCTCTAATCTTTACTTAAATGACCTGTTGACCCCTGAATTTAAAATGGATACATGCTTCAACTTGTCCAAATCTCTAGTTGCTCTGCCACGGGGTTAATCACGTGAATTTAAGCAACTTCAAGGGGCTAATCGATCATTTTCAAAGTCGGATTGGTCATTAGACTTTTCCGGGGAAGTTTCTGAGGCCAAATATGGTACCTATGCCTAAAAAAATATCTGATAGAAACCACAAACTCTATACAATTACAACACACAAAAATTAATCTACAGTAGAGTCTCTCCGAATGTTGAAAACGACAAATtaactccttaaacttgcttaaaatgaacTATTGGTCCTCTAATCTTTACTTAAATGACTTATTGACCCCTGAATTTGAAATCAACACTTTTCTGCTTAGTTCATCACAAACAAAGTCATTCTTCAATATAAGCCCTAATTACATACACAGCCTCTCCAAGTTAGTTACAAAAACTGATTATCTCTCTGAATGTTGAAAACGACCGATTAACTCCTTAAACTTACTTTATTGGTCCTCTAATCTTTACTTAAATGACTTATTGACCCTGAATTTGAAACCAATTTCAATATAAGCCCTAATACATAGACTCTCCAAGTTGGTTACAAAAACTGATCCTCTCTCCGAATGCTGAAAACGACCTATTAACTCCCTAAAACTTGCTTAAAAATGAGCTATTGGTCCTCTAGTTTTACTTAAATTACTTGTTGACCCCTGAATTTGAAATCGATACACGCTTCAACTTGTCCAAATCTCTAGTTACTCTGCCACGTGGTACTTAGGGGTTAATCATGCGACTTTAAGCAAATTCAAGGGGCTAATAGGTCATTTTCAAGTCGGATAGGTCATTAGACGTTTCGGGGAAGTTTCTTAGGCCAAATATGGTACCTATGCCTACAAAAATATCTGATAGAAACCACAAACTCTACACAACAACATCACACAAAAATCCATCTACATTGCATAACATAACAAAACATTTCAAAATCCAAAAAGAGTAAATGAAACTCACTAGGAAGAAGGTTCAAATCCTTGTGAAACACACTAGTCTGAGTGTCTTGAACCTTATCAATTGCTTGAGAAGACTCTAATGGCTTCTCATCATCAACAGGAGTAATAGCTCTATGAGCTAAATCAGCCAAACAACAACATTCCAGTTTACTCAACCTATCAAAATCCCAATTACCTCTGAAATCCAACCCAAACCCACATCGCCAATTTCTCAAATCTGAACCACCCACATTCGAATAAACCCTCTCTGGACTAACCCAGATGGATCCAACAGCTTTCAGAGCcatgaaaaacaataaaaatcaatGTAAACTGATACTAAATGCTAAAACAACCGCATTAAGAGAGGAGGAGAAGGGGGTTTTCAAAATGGGGTTTGCTGAAACCACATTATGGACTCATTGACCCATTGATTTTGACCCCAACAATGTTTTTTCATAGAAATTCCTAAAATTCCTAAAATTGCTTCTTCTTAGATGCTCTAATGGAGTAAGGTAATGACATTTTGCTAAGAATGGTGAAGAAGGAGTAGTAATTGAAAACAAACAGCAATCTGATTTGGTAGGTAAGTAGAAAGTCGGCTACACGTTTTCTTTAGCTTCTAGAAAGGGTCGGCGAAGGAGGAAAGAGAAGCTAAACTGtctgaaaattaatttgaaaaaatgGAGTTTCATCACTCTTAAATGCATTTTATCCTATCTCTTCCCCAAGGATGGGGAAGAGGGtaataattcatattttttctttGTCTCTCTCACAATTATTAGATTTTGGTTAAAACCCTTTTTGTTTACTATAGTACTAGTTTATTATTAGATGTTTTCAGTAGCGATCGGTCCAGTATTCGAGTTATTATATTAAGCATTCGGTCTTCTATTCGAGTTATTATATTAAGTATTCGGTCTTCCATATCATTCGAAGgacccaattcacatttggacacgtgtataaTGACctcacataataattaaaagggtaaagttcaaataaaactcatgtggtttcagataaaggactgtggtttactttctGTCAGAatgaggactgaggttttcaactttagcaaaataaggactttttcgattgatactattaaaatcacctttaacaacttcaaaaatgacatattttaagaactactaatattctaagcaactttaattcttcaacttttttatttcgaaattatttagatgatgtttggtaaagagagagaaagttccaaaaaagatgattttctaaaatcgaaaatgtagttccatagaaaatacgacattgaacaactttaattcttgaaaattttcattttcagatcgttaaagatagttttaatagcattattaaaagtgcaaAACCTCAgttctcgttttgacaaaaagaaaaccacagtcctttatctgaaaattagtgaaaccacaggggttttatttgaactttaccctaattaaaatagtggggcCTCTTATAATATTTGTGGATCCATATTACACATGTCGAAATATGTATGGGAGGTCCTCTATTTAACATGGAGAAccgggtgcttctaataattttccCCAATATTCACTTATATATGTGTCATAATATTACTGGTAGCGATCTATTAGTTCAATTATATATACACGTGTCGTAATATCGTTAGTAGTGATCGATTTAGTATTCAATTATACACGTGTTATAATACCGTCAATAGTAATCGAAATCAATTATACATGTGtcgtaatatttataatatttaattgaaatttgaataagttacaaaaaaaatattagtaaaAAGTAATTTTAACTCCTAGCGTTATAAATAGTACAATTATAGTTTTGACGTTTATAAGTTAGACCGgtttttacctctaacgtttgaAAGTTCGTCAAATTTTCACTCgataattcatatttttttctttgtcTCTCTTACTTATATATGTTAGATTTTGGTTTAACCCCTTTTGTTTACTATATTGGTTATTTATTGTTGATGCTTTCGGTAGCGATCGGTCTAGTATTTACTTATACACGTGTCGTAATATCGTTGGTAGTGATCGTATTCAATTGTACACGTGTCGTAATATTTATAGTATTTAATTGAAATTTGAATAAGttacaaaaaaatattagtAAAAAGTAATTTTAACTCCTAACGTTATAAATAGTACAATTATAGTTTGGACGTTTGTAAGTTATaccagtttttatttttaacgttCGAAAGTTCGTCAATTTTTCACTCaataattcatattttttgtcTCTCTCACTTATATATGTTAGATTTTGGTTTAACCCTTTTTGTTTACTATAGTGGTTGTTTATTGTTGATGTTTTCGGTAGCGATCGGTCTAGTATTCACTTATACACATGTCGTAATTATTGGTAGCAGTCGGTTTAGTATTCACTTGTACACGTATCGTAATATTGTTGCAGTGATCGGTCTAGTATTCAATTATATATGTGTTCTAATATCTATTGTATTCAATTGAAATTTAAATAAGGTATAAAGTATTAGTAATGTTGACCGTTAAAAGTAGTTTTAACTCTCATGCTATACCTAACTTTTGAAAATCGtgtgaatttttatttattattaataaaatacttTATGCAGTTATGAATTTTACTATCtccattttacttgtacatcgTGATATATTCTATCTCTTCCAAACATATGGGAGAAGAAtaataattcatattttttctttGTCTCTTTCTCTCATATATCTTGAGTTGGATGTTAACTATATTTATTTAGTGTTTGTTATCGTTGGTAAATATTAATtgtttttattctaaaatatttattccaTTCTTTTTATCCGtcattttttaagaaaattgaaATCTTAATTATATGTAGTTTATTTTGACTTAAAAAATCAAGTTGCTATGAGGCTAACAAGAGGATCGCGAGTTTAACTACTTTTTCTTTTAGTCAATCATgagatattaatttatcaaCAGAGTTTCCGTTGCACATTCTATCTGTTCCCTGTGTTCAGCGGGTAGCTCCCGCTCTTAGTTCACATTTCTTTTTGGCAGGAGATATCAAGTCGAAGTCCCTTTACTTTAATAAGGAGGGAATCGACTCTTGCGATGGAAAGTCTTTTCTAGCGTATTCATATAGAAAGCGCATGAAAGTATTTAGAGATTTAGGTTATGTGTTAATTGTTTGGAGTCAATTGGATTTAAGTTAatgaattaaataattttaaatatttataagtTAAACATAATTTaatcttaaaaatcaaatttcataaatttaaaatgaattaattgttacttaattttttttgtaaaaacaatatGTAGAAAATTTGGCATCGGTTAAATAGTTCATCCATGATGAATATGAAGCATATTAGGTTTCATGGATTTGGATTGACCCGTCAGCTTAATTATATAAACATACTTAGTTTAAAACTCTAAACATGAGATTTATTAATACCTAACTGAGAAAGAAAACATACAAACTCTATCCTTTCCCTCTTCTCTACGCGTCGCCCCCTCCCCTCTTCGtctcattcattcattcttAGTTCATGGGTCTTCGTATATACTCTCGATCTGCCTCAATGTAGCTGATACGTGATCGATGACACACAACCAATCTCAACGAATTTCGTGTTGCAAGAGGTAACTCGAGAACTCATTCTTGTATtcgaattatatatatatatgtgataatcccttcattggtatcagagctgatAGTTATGTGTTCTATCAATTTTGATCTGTTTGGTTGAGTAAAATGAATTTCTAGATGCATTTCGGTATAAGCGACACTAGAATTATGTTAAAATATTGTGTTTTGTGAAATTATTGTTTTGGGTATTGTATCTAGACGTGTACCACTCTCAGGAGAGGGTATGTTATGCACAAAATCTCACTTTTGATTATGGTATGGACAAACAGACTTCACCAAGAAGACCAGAGACTCCAAAAACCctatattagaaaaaaaaatccaggACCAACGAATGTCGTTTAGACAGTGCGTGGGATGCACACACCTCTTATAGGGTTGACACGTCTCTAACACGTTAGGCCACGTGTCACGTGATGATTCGTCGTTGTGTAAGATGTGGCACTCtttgtaaaattaaaattttcaaattgtATAGAAGATTCAGATGGAATGATGTGGAGGCAATTGTGTTTCACACGATCAAGTTGCAGAAACTGATGCAAGATTGCATCGAGGCGGTGGTCTAGCTCATGGGTAAAATCACACACTAATCATCAATGAGTTAAGGAGATCCATGCAAGCCCTTAAGTTGAGGTGATGGTTGACTGCAAGTTGGACTAAAAGTGGGAACAAATATAGAAAGACATTGAATTTTTCATGGAACGATTGAGCGAACTATGTGTTACAACTCTCGTCGGTTATTCTGGTATAAGGCTTAGATTTGTTTACAATAGTGGTTTTTTTGTTGTTGATGTTCTTGGTAGTGATCGATCTAGTATTCACTTATACACATGTTGTAATATCTATGATATTTAATTGATTGgaataaggtacaaaaatattaCTAACATTGTTACATCTTAACGTCGTAAATAGTATAATTATACCATTTATGTTTCCAAATTGGGCCAATTTACTCATAAAGTTTGAAAGTCTTGTAAATTTTCAATCATTATTAACATAACAATCTACGCAATCATGAATTTCATCATTAACACCTTACATGTACATATGTTATATCTTATCTCTTCCGAGCGGGTGGGGAGGAGAATAGGAGAATAATAGTTCATATTCTTTTCTTTGTCTCTCTCATATATGTTAGAGTTTGATTTAGTTATATTTGTTTAATATTATTGTTGTTGATAAGGATTGGTCGtttttattctaaaatatttattccaTTCTTTTTTATCAGTCATGTTTTAGCAAAATTGAAATCTTAACTATATGTCgttttttgctttaaaaaaattcatgtttGCCCTTATTTTGAGATTTAGATTATGTATTAAtatgttttttagaatcaaTTAGATTTAAGTTAATGGATTAGATAATTTtgaatatttataaaataaaggtAATTTAATCTTAAACGTTCAACTTTATCGTAAATTTAAAACTAATTCTTGCAAAAACAATAAATCAAACTACTTTTTAGTTCTAACCAAATATTTTATATCTATTGGTGGAATAAAACAACGAAATTAAGCTTCAAAATATGTCATAAGTTAGAGTTAACAGTGATTCGTAAGAATTTAGAATGGGTAAATGGCATTCATGACTCCTTAATTTTCTTCTTACTTTTATTATGGTTTATACACTTGAAAATTGAAACTAAGGTCCCTGAAGTTTGCATTTTATTAAAACGATGactccttttatagttgaatgaGATTACCACTAGTTTGAGAGAGGTGATTATCGCTTATTGGAATTAAATTTGCCCTAGTTTGCCTCATACATTTTGAATCTTTTTGAGTcttcttttagtttattttcaatACTGAAATGCAATCAAGTTCTTTCGcttttcatttgtttttttagaacatttggaactatttttgaaataaaagtGTTTTATTATTCTTTTATTGGTTTTGAATAGAGTTGGAATcgatttaatttacttttactgTCTTTCGTAGActttcattgtttttttttttgctaaaagtACCAGTATGATTAAGCATAGAAAACAATCCAGAACAACAAAAACAACTCCAGTCAATTGAGCCAACACGACTAACATCTATATCATCTCTAACCCCTTTTCTATATCAATTTGTATATAACAGTCATCTTAATTTGCTCAATAATTATCTGAACATTAAAACTCTTGTTAGCAAAATAGACTCTATTTCACCACAACCAAACACAATATATGGCAGGAACAATAGCAATTCGTCGATAGCAAGCTTTTAAAGTTTTCCCCCTTGCCTTTTTGCAGCACCAACTAACAATATGACGCAACCAATAACATTCCTTGGGATATTATACATCTCCTGAATATCAAACAAAACCCTTTTAGTTTGATCACGGCTAAAGAATAAATGGTTCATAATTTCTCTGTCTACATTACAAAGTCCACACTTAGCATCCAAATAAGGCTGCCATTTTTGCAAATTGGATCTAACAGCAATTTCCCTTTTCAAAGCAAACTAAGCAATGGAGCTCTATCTAGCAATAAATTTAGGACCCCAAACCATTCTCCACCAACACACCTTAGACTTCTTAATTCTCAACTTATTATAAGCACTGCTAATAGAAAATTGCTTATTTCTTGTACCTTTCCAAAGGACTCTATCACAAAAGCCCCCATGAATTGGAATTGACTGGATCTCTTGCCAAACTCTAGCCATAAAAGCAAAACTAGGATCAAGGAGCCTCCAATTAAAATCCCTAATCAAATCAACAACCAAGACACGCCTAGAGATGTCATTGTCCTCTACTAAGAATTAAGGGTGATAATCACCCAAGCTTTTTCCTTTGAACTAAGGATCAAACCAAAAATATAAAGTAGTAACGTCCCCCACACTATAATCTACCAAAGGCTTCACATCTTGATTGATTTTATTCAGTCATCGCCAACTCCAACTAATGTCGAACAACTTGATAATACCCCCCAAAAACTCATCAATTGCAGCTTTTGCTGAATCAGCCAACTAGCCCATAAAGTTTCCTTATTAGCAATTAATTCCCAAATGTGCTTACTAATAACTTCTTTGTTCCAGACCCCAATGTCTTTAATTCCAAGCCCCTTTCACTCTTAGGGAAACACACATCAGCCCACGCCACTAATGCCTCAGAGCTTACTTCACTATTCCCTTTTTATAAGAAATTATTGCACTTTACATCAATTTCTTTGATCGTCGATTTAGGTAAAATACAAACAAGCATCCAAAATACATGAATACTATGAAACACATAGATAATCAATTGAAGGCATCCATCATAAGAAATGAAATTAGCCCCCCAAGCATTAACTCTGGCAGTGATCCTTTCAACAAGCACCCGACAACCAGTCTTAGTCAAAGTTGAAGATAGCAAGGGCAACCCAAAACACCTCATTAGCAATATTCCAAGCTTGAAGTTAACCCGTTGCACTTTGAAAAACTTGTTAAGCCTCATTCAAACCCCTAATGAACATTTCAATTTTGTTGGAATTAATTTGCAGCCTTGACATATCACCAAACAGATTTAAAATATCAACCAACTCCAAAACAGAACCTAGACGAGccttacaaaataaaaatagatcATCAGCAAACATCAAATGAGTGATTTTCAACTACTTACAGCCCTAATGAAATTGAAACTCAGCGAAGACGCAACCAATAAATGAGATAGATAATCCATGACTAAAACAAATAACAATGGTGAGAGCGGATCCCATTGCCCAAGACCATTAGTCCCCTTAAAGTAACCATGAGCCTGCTCATTCAGAGCcatataatatattaaggattataATGAAATTGTATAGCTGTAATTATGTAATAGGAGTGAGGATATATTAGTCTTTTTATGTTGTTAGTTATCACTTGCTTAAACAGCTATTTAAGGAGAGAGTTGGGCTGGTTTAGGGATTAAGGAAAATAATTCAGTTTGAGAGCAAACTCTCCGATT
The sequence above is drawn from the Euphorbia lathyris chromosome 6, ddEupLath1.1, whole genome shotgun sequence genome and encodes:
- the LOC136232795 gene encoding arogenate dehydratase/prephenate dehydratase 1, chloroplastic encodes the protein MALKAVGSIWVSPERVYSNVGGSDLRNWRCGFGLDFRGNWDFDRLSKLECCCLADLAHRAITPVDDEKPLESSQAIDKVQDTQTSVFHKDLNLLPKPLTAMDSCCSRDNGAKVRVAYRGIAGAYSEAAALKAYPMCETVPCEDFESAFKAVELWLVDKAVLPIEDSVGGSVHRNYDLLLRHRLHIVGEVQMIVNHCLLGLPGVNKEDLTHVLSHPQALSHCEKTLNKLGVIRVSTDDTAGAAQMVARNGIRETGAIASARAAEIYGLNILAEKFQDDVGSITRFLILSREPVIPGMVRPYKTSVVFSLEEGPGVLFKALAVFALRGISLSKIESRPQKNRPLRVVDASNKGSAKYFDYLFYVDFEASMAEPRAQNALGHLQEFARFIRILGCYPMDTNI